The stretch of DNA GATGCTCTCAGAGAGGACAGCCTACGTCTCTTGGCAATCTGTTCCTGGCGCTTTTCTTTGGCCTCCTTCATTCTCTTAGCCAAAAGTTTAGCAtattctgcagcctcttccttatttttcttagtgcGCTGCTTCTTCAGAGCAATACGCCGGCGTTTATGTTGCAGGACACGTGGAGTTACAAGTCGCTGAATCTTGGGTGCTTTGGTCCTAGGtttcttaccttctttatttAAGGGCTTCCTTACAACATACTGGCGAACATCATCTTCTTTAGACAGATTGAAGAGTTTGCGGATTCTGCTAGCTCTTTTGGGCCCCAGACAACGAGGTACTGTAGTATCAGTCAGTCCAGCGatatccttctctcctttttttacaATAACCAAGTTGAGAACACTCAGGTTGGCATCCACAATACAACCACGAACAGATTTGCgctttctttctccagttctccTTGGTCTGTAACAGGAATGCCCCTTCCTCAGTAGCAGGCGAACGCGGCCATGGGTCAAGACTCCCTGCTTCATGGGGAAA from Microcebus murinus isolate Inina chromosome 22, M.murinus_Inina_mat1.0, whole genome shotgun sequence encodes:
- the LOC105877742 gene encoding small ribosomal subunit protein eS6-like; protein product: MKLNISFPATGCQKLIEVDDERELRTFYEKRMATEVAADALGEEWKGYVVRISGGNDKQGFPMKQGVLTHGRVRLLLRKGHSCYRPRRTGERKRKSVRGCIVDANLSVLNLVIVKKGEKDIAGLTDTTVPRCLGPKRASRIRKLFNLSKEDDVRQYVVRKPLNKEGKKPRTKAPKIQRLVTPRVLQHKRRRIALKKQRTKKNKEEAAEYAKLLAKRMKEAKEKRQEQIAKRRRLSSLRASTSKSESSQK